The proteins below come from a single Candidatus Glassbacteria bacterium genomic window:
- a CDS encoding DUF2723 domain-containing protein — translation MYKKEHWIGAAITFLFAFIGYLITMAPSVTFWDAGEFIAASYTLGIPHPPGTPLFVIIGRVLSAMPLPMGIAARLNFLSVLCGAAGALLIYLIAVRIIGTWVREPESLPGRVLIHGGAFASAIIPSFMRTTWSNATEFEVYAVSTATFLFCAWLMVYMGQSLDRQRMQRTLLLVVYIVSLSIANHMIVLLVTPGVIIYTLLHDRENWRYWLSIVGMFLGVYLLVMKGLDLGLVFRRLSEAGRGQEGLLVETMNHIGALLDILFGIGDYIGSSKAMFLGVLLSAGFGWWSYRQKSLGFFGMALGLFLLGFSLHLYLLIRANLDPSINEGDPSNLASFWAVIGREQYGSGYGMLPRQVWTLIREKVSMTSMTDLVENITFYFKYNVPFYTKYFGWQYGGNLLTVLFIPAGIYGAYRHWRSEHKTFWFWLAVFLITGPVLNTYMNFKLGYSQFDQFPQAMHEVRERDYFFIVSFVFFGVWSGLGLAAIADRLRRAFDVGGEQARLGPPAFAAIAAVVLLPCFVPLAVNYNEADRSGNLIPSQYARNIMNSLDEGGILFTNGDNDTFPLWYIQEVEGVRPDCRVVNLSLLNTNWYIKQMRDHQPGVPISYSDEQIDQMLPMRLPRDIPFKFGEIDLKFPQGSVLYVKDMVLLDIIRTNKWKRPIYFTTTVPGHNRVGLTPFLTMEGGVYRINPRKAVELAQGDPNLQPVPGVPEVFIDVRKTDSLLYNVYSYKTFFREQKGGEEANVRLASHFAAPFAWLGSAYQNQGKLKESIKANQWARKFFESPHQWDFALANLYAQNGQYRESREMLDSFASFSGQPVRPAMYQQLAQFAVNNNDLFEASGFLNDAIALDPDNRNSYVNLFMLYHRADSREEAIQSLQRYLDRFPNDSIVAAELEKYRAGGEFDVQKALSAQP, via the coding sequence ATGTACAAAAAAGAACACTGGATCGGCGCCGCGATAACATTCCTGTTCGCGTTTATCGGTTACCTGATTACAATGGCTCCCTCGGTCACTTTCTGGGACGCCGGCGAGTTTATCGCCGCCAGCTACACCTTGGGAATCCCCCATCCCCCGGGCACTCCGCTGTTCGTCATTATCGGGCGGGTGCTCTCGGCGATGCCGCTGCCGATGGGGATAGCGGCGAGATTGAATTTCCTCTCAGTGCTCTGCGGCGCGGCCGGAGCTCTGCTGATTTATCTGATCGCCGTGCGGATTATCGGCACCTGGGTCCGCGAGCCCGAGTCGCTGCCGGGCCGCGTGCTGATCCACGGCGGGGCGTTCGCCAGCGCAATTATCCCCTCGTTCATGCGCACCACCTGGAGCAACGCCACGGAGTTCGAGGTCTACGCGGTTTCTACCGCCACGTTCCTGTTCTGCGCCTGGCTGATGGTTTACATGGGCCAGTCGCTGGACAGGCAGCGCATGCAGCGCACCCTGCTGCTGGTGGTCTATATCGTCAGCCTCTCGATCGCCAACCATATGATAGTGCTGCTGGTGACCCCGGGAGTGATTATTTACACCCTGCTGCACGACCGTGAAAACTGGCGCTACTGGCTCTCGATAGTCGGGATGTTCCTGGGTGTCTACCTGCTGGTGATGAAGGGGCTGGACCTGGGGCTGGTGTTCCGTCGGCTCAGCGAGGCCGGCAGGGGCCAGGAAGGCCTGCTGGTTGAGACGATGAACCATATCGGCGCGCTGCTGGATATCCTGTTCGGGATAGGCGATTATATCGGCAGTTCCAAGGCGATGTTCCTGGGCGTGCTGCTGAGCGCCGGATTCGGCTGGTGGAGCTACCGGCAGAAATCGCTGGGCTTTTTCGGCATGGCCCTGGGCCTGTTCCTGCTGGGCTTCAGTCTGCACCTCTACCTGCTGATCCGGGCCAACCTCGACCCCTCGATCAACGAGGGCGATCCCTCGAATCTCGCTTCGTTCTGGGCCGTGATCGGCCGCGAGCAGTACGGCAGCGGCTACGGCATGTTGCCCCGCCAGGTCTGGACCCTGATCCGGGAAAAGGTTTCGATGACCTCGATGACCGATCTGGTGGAAAATATCACTTTCTACTTCAAGTACAACGTCCCGTTCTACACCAAGTATTTCGGCTGGCAGTACGGCGGCAACCTGCTGACAGTGCTGTTTATCCCGGCCGGTATCTACGGCGCGTACCGTCACTGGCGCTCCGAGCACAAAACTTTCTGGTTCTGGCTGGCCGTGTTCCTGATCACCGGTCCCGTGTTGAACACCTATATGAATTTCAAGCTGGGCTACTCCCAGTTCGACCAGTTCCCCCAGGCGATGCACGAGGTCCGCGAGCGCGATTACTTCTTCATCGTCTCGTTCGTCTTTTTCGGGGTCTGGAGCGGTCTGGGGCTGGCCGCGATTGCCGACCGCCTGAGACGGGCTTTCGACGTGGGAGGCGAGCAGGCAAGGCTCGGTCCGCCGGCTTTCGCCGCGATTGCCGCCGTAGTTCTGCTGCCGTGTTTTGTGCCGCTGGCTGTCAATTACAACGAGGCCGACCGCAGCGGGAACCTGATCCCCTCCCAGTACGCGCGCAATATCATGAACTCGCTCGACGAGGGCGGAATCCTGTTCACCAACGGGGACAACGACACTTTTCCGCTCTGGTATATCCAGGAAGTGGAGGGAGTGCGTCCCGACTGCCGCGTGGTTAACCTCAGCCTGCTCAATACGAACTGGTACATCAAGCAGATGAGGGATCACCAACCCGGAGTCCCGATCAGCTACAGCGACGAGCAGATCGACCAGATGCTGCCGATGAGGCTGCCCCGGGATATCCCGTTCAAATTCGGCGAGATCGACCTCAAATTCCCGCAGGGTTCGGTGCTGTATGTCAAGGACATGGTGCTGCTCGATATTATCCGCACCAACAAATGGAAACGGCCGATCTATTTCACCACCACCGTCCCCGGGCACAACCGCGTCGGACTCACGCCGTTTTTGACCATGGAAGGCGGAGTGTACAGGATCAACCCGCGCAAGGCCGTCGAGCTGGCCCAGGGCGACCCCAATTTACAGCCTGTTCCCGGAGTCCCGGAAGTGTTTATCGATGTCCGCAAAACGGACAGCCTGCTCTACAATGTCTACAGCTACAAAACGTTTTTCCGGGAACAGAAAGGCGGCGAGGAAGCCAACGTCCGGCTGGCCTCACATTTCGCTGCGCCGTTCGCCTGGCTGGGCAGCGCGTATCAGAATCAGGGCAAGCTCAAGGAGTCGATCAAGGCCAACCAGTGGGCGCGCAAGTTTTTCGAATCTCCCCACCAGTGGGATTTCGCCCTGGCCAACCTCTACGCCCAGAACGGTCAGTACCGGGAATCCCGGGAGATGCTGGATTCATTTGCCAGCTTCTCCGGCCAGCCGGTTCGTCCGGCCATGTACCAGCAGCTTGCCCAGTTTGCCGTCAACAACAACGACTTGTTCGAGGCCAGCGGCTTCCTGAACGATGCGATTGCGCTGGACCCGGACAATCGAAACTCCTACGTCAATTTGTTCATGCTCTACCATCGCGCCGACAGCCGCGAGGAAGCCATTCAATCCTTGCAGCGTTACCTCGACCGGTTCCCCAACGACAGTATCGTGGCGGCCGAGCTGGAAAAATACCGCGCCGGCGGAGAATTCGACGTCCAGAAAGCACTCAGCGCCCAGCCTTGA
- a CDS encoding alpha/beta fold hydrolase, with protein MRSVWLHGWAADSRVFTGIINQLKQPVATSARLVDLPWTGSGDEPDRLPAYADAVLDAVSSIPAEETVTLVGWSLGAMVALEAASALAARVAGLVLISGCGRFVRQTANPHGQDPRVVRAMLQRLHHDPGRVVEQFLAGMFAPGEEEKRDRFIDNPGGEYRGFNPDRLARGLRYLLETDVESLLPAIPCPALVIHGDRDPVVDRRLGERLASSLPGGILHKIEGAGHAPFLDDNGQLAELIGDFIVSAGR; from the coding sequence ATGCGTTCTGTCTGGTTACACGGCTGGGCCGCCGATTCACGGGTTTTCACCGGTATCATCAACCAGCTGAAACAACCTGTCGCCACCTCGGCCCGGCTGGTCGACCTGCCCTGGACCGGCTCCGGTGACGAACCGGATCGATTACCGGCATACGCGGACGCCGTGCTGGATGCGGTCAGTTCCATACCGGCAGAGGAAACGGTTACGCTGGTGGGCTGGTCGCTGGGTGCGATGGTGGCGTTGGAAGCCGCGTCCGCACTGGCGGCAAGAGTGGCCGGACTTGTGCTGATCTCCGGTTGCGGCCGGTTCGTGCGCCAGACGGCCAACCCGCACGGCCAGGATCCGCGGGTGGTCCGGGCCATGCTCCAGCGCCTGCACCACGATCCAGGGCGGGTTGTGGAACAGTTCCTGGCCGGGATGTTCGCGCCGGGCGAGGAAGAAAAGCGGGACAGGTTTATCGATAATCCGGGAGGGGAGTACCGGGGATTCAACCCGGACCGGCTTGCCCGCGGCCTTCGCTACCTGCTGGAAACCGATGTCGAATCCTTGCTGCCGGCGATACCCTGTCCCGCATTGGTGATCCACGGCGACCGGGACCCGGTGGTCGACCGCAGGCTTGGTGAACGTCTGGCGAGTTCACTGCCCGGCGGCATCCTGCATAAAATCGAGGGCGCCGGGCATGCTCCTTTCCTGGACGACAACGGACAGCTTGCGGAATTGATCGGGGATTTTATCGTATCAGCGGGGAGGTGA